A region of Massilia sp. WG5 DNA encodes the following proteins:
- a CDS encoding TRAP transporter large permease produces the protein MSALSLGVGYAAATLVVMFSGMPIAFALGAVATVFMYLFMPASSLDTITQNVYEEMASITLLSIPLFIMKGAAIGKSPAGRDLYSAIHAWLNKVPGGLGIANVFACALFAAMAGSSPATCSAIGSAGIPEMRKRGYSPGFAAGIIAAGGTLGILLPPSITMILYAVAAEQSLGRLFLAGIGPGLMLVLLFAGYAVHRARKEYRLAHEAYQRGGEKSAYLDAHNYTLAEKVEMLPRVLPFLVLLTGVMIALYGGYATPSETAGLGALLAIVLMAVVYGIWRPKEIGPILSSTIKESTMLLMIIGMSLLYSYVMSYLHISQSAAQWVVGLHLSKWVLLSVILLMVIVFGFFLPPVSIILMTAPIILPPLREAGFDLIWFGVVMTIVMEMGLIHPPVGLNIFVIKNIAPDIPLSDVIWGVMPFVVLMFVAVILLCVFPQISTALPDMIMGGR, from the coding sequence ATGAGCGCATTGTCTCTCGGCGTCGGCTATGCCGCCGCCACGCTCGTCGTCATGTTTTCCGGCATGCCGATCGCCTTCGCACTGGGCGCGGTCGCCACCGTGTTCATGTACCTCTTCATGCCGGCCTCCTCGCTCGACACGATCACCCAGAACGTGTACGAGGAAATGGCATCGATCACCCTGCTGTCGATCCCGCTGTTCATCATGAAGGGAGCGGCGATCGGCAAGTCGCCGGCCGGGCGCGACCTGTACTCGGCCATCCACGCCTGGCTGAACAAGGTCCCGGGCGGCCTCGGCATCGCCAACGTGTTCGCCTGCGCGCTGTTCGCCGCCATGGCCGGCTCCTCGCCGGCGACCTGCTCGGCGATCGGCTCGGCCGGCATCCCCGAGATGCGCAAGCGCGGCTACTCGCCCGGCTTCGCGGCCGGCATCATCGCCGCCGGCGGTACGCTCGGCATCCTGCTGCCGCCGTCGATCACGATGATCCTGTACGCGGTGGCCGCCGAGCAGTCGCTGGGCCGCCTGTTCCTGGCCGGTATCGGCCCCGGCCTGATGCTGGTGCTGCTGTTCGCCGGCTATGCGGTGCACCGGGCGCGCAAGGAATATCGCCTGGCCCATGAAGCCTACCAGCGCGGCGGCGAGAAATCCGCCTACCTTGATGCGCACAACTACACGCTGGCGGAGAAGGTCGAGATGCTGCCGCGCGTGCTGCCCTTCCTGGTCCTGCTGACCGGCGTGATGATCGCGCTGTATGGCGGCTATGCCACCCCGTCGGAAACCGCCGGCCTCGGCGCGCTGCTGGCGATCGTGCTGATGGCCGTCGTGTACGGCATCTGGCGGCCGAAGGAAATCGGTCCGATCCTGAGCTCGACGATCAAGGAGTCGACCATGCTCCTGATGATCATCGGCATGTCCCTGCTCTACTCCTACGTGATGAGCTACCTGCACATCAGCCAGTCGGCGGCGCAGTGGGTGGTGGGACTGCACCTGTCGAAATGGGTGCTGCTGTCCGTGATCCTGCTGATGGTGATCGTGTTCGGCTTCTTCCTGCCGCCGGTCTCGATCATCCTGATGACCGCCCCGATCATCCTGCCGCCGCTGCGCGAAGCCGGCTTCGACCTGATCTGGTTCGGCGTGGTGATGACGATCGTGATGGAGATGGGCCTGATCCACCCGCCGGTGGGCCTGAACATCTTCGTGATCAAGAACATCGCCCCGGACATCCCCCTGTCCGACGTGATCTGGGGCGTGATGCCCTTCGTGGTGCTGATGTTCGTGGCGGTGATCCTGCTGTGTGTGTTCCCGCAGATCTCGACCGCCCTGCCCGACATGATCATGGGAGGCCGCTAG